One Acutalibacter muris DNA window includes the following coding sequences:
- a CDS encoding MarR family winged helix-turn-helix transcriptional regulator: MLEAIHEQLIRLDLIVGETEAVYHEATLKLGLTDSAMNVLYTICMFDGVCPLKNIAALSGLPKQTVNSALRKLEREAVLYLESVDGRKKRACLTEKGRELCDGTVMLLMRIEDEIIGSWLPEERELYLSLTRRYLDALREKIKEL; this comes from the coding sequence ATGCTTGAAGCCATACACGAACAACTGATACGCTTAGACCTTATCGTCGGCGAGACAGAGGCCGTCTACCATGAGGCCACATTAAAGCTGGGTCTGACAGACAGCGCTATGAATGTGTTATACACCATATGTATGTTCGACGGAGTGTGCCCGCTTAAAAATATTGCCGCCCTTTCCGGCCTTCCCAAGCAGACGGTAAACTCTGCCCTGCGGAAGCTGGAGCGGGAGGCGGTGCTGTATCTTGAGTCTGTGGACGGGCGTAAGAAGCGGGCCTGCCTGACGGAGAAGGGCAGAGAGCTCTGCGACGGCACAGTTATGCTGCTCATGCGTATTGAGGATGAGATCATCGGCTCCTGGCTGCCGGAGGAGCGTGAGCTTTACCTGTCCCTTACCCGCCGGTACCTTGACGCGCTTCGGGAAAAAATCAAGGAGCTTTAG